Below is a genomic region from Sorghum bicolor cultivar BTx623 chromosome 9, Sorghum_bicolor_NCBIv3, whole genome shotgun sequence.
TGCCAATGTGATTAGCATCCTGGCTGCCTCAATTTCATCTCGATGGACATGCAAGTTTGTAGTCATATTGCTGCTGTCAAGAAATACTTTATCACCATTCTTGGACAGCCCCTATTCTAGAATCTAGATTGGGCTTGTCAATATTCCTACCATGGCTTGGTCAATACCCTTAGTTGCCCATCCTTGCTGTAAGCCCCATCTCTGGATGCCACTTAGAACTTTGGTGCAAGTAGATGATATTATCACTTTTCAGCTGCTAGTATTGATGATTCTCTGCTAATAAGACCTGTATCTTCTGCTTAAGAACCTTCGATGACAGTCCTGAGCTAGCTTGTTCTAATGTGGAGGTGAAAGCCCCCCCTCCCCTGTGCATTTGTTGCTTTGTTTGATAGTTATCATTGTTGGATATTATTCTTTGCACAAACATGCCTGAAATTTGCTTTTACTGCAGATTGCCTTGTATATTATTTGAGTATCTGTAACTCATGTATTCAAGTCTTTTTATGTAGTATGTGTTTAGTGATGGCAAGATGAACACTGAAAGGCTAAGAAAACTTGTCAAGCTGGTTGGGAAACAGAAGCTTGTGCTGGACCTTAGCTGTCGAAAAAAGGTACCAAGTACATAGGACAATTATGTTAATTTTCATTTATGATGCTAGATTCATGTTTTGGTTCTTTTCATTGGTGAAACTGAAATTATCAATAACAAAGTGAACAGTATGGGGTTGTGAGTTGTGACTTGCTGAACTATGCTAATAATATATGCAAAGTGCAATGAAATAGATAGAGTGATGTAAGCATTTCAACTATTTAATTTGAACTGTGGTAGATGCATTCTTATGTGTGCACTCTTTTTGTGGTCACAAATGCTACTCTTCATTGCATTTTCTTTACTGTAATCTGAGAAGGAAAACAAGCATATTCCTTTTACAGACACTTTTTCATCTTATTTTCCACTCTTTCAATCTTTGATTATCTTCTAACCATATGTTCCTGGTTAGGATGGCAGATATACCATTGTAACTGACAGGTGGCAAAAGTTCAGTGATGTGTTTGTGGATGAACCAACATTAGAATATCTCGCTGCCTTTGCAGATGAGTTTTTGGTTCATGGTGTTGATGTGGAGGGCAAAAGGTGCAACCACGTTCCTTGTTATCAAGTCTTTCTTTTACTGTTGGAAATTCGTATTGCAATGTTGAATTGGCCATATGGGACAAAATTGCTTTGCAAGTTGTCACATCTAATTATTCTGACATATATATGATGGACCAGTCTTTATATATAGATTTTGAATTTCAGAAATACTTTCTTTTTTGAACTTttttatatagatatatattttCTCCTACCATTGAAATTAATTTGCTGCACACAAATGAAAAACATATtacatgtgctctctctttttTGTGAGTGTCAACAATAACAAAAAAAGCCTTAGCAAGTTGGGGTACATAAACTACCAACAAAGTGAAGTATAAATAAAAGGCATTATTAATTGTAATAGTACAAGGGGATCTAAAACCTAGCTCTTTGTTTGGGTGTAATGTAGTTCAAGAGTTTGATCTATTTCTCTGTTTGGATTGATTATAACGTTGTATTAACCAATTAATTTCCATATTCATCCATGTTAAATACTCAACAAAACTTGATTTCTTATCTGCTGAAATCTTGTTGGTAATCCTGCTCTGCAGTGTGAAATTTGCTATCGTCCAATTACCCTGATTCTGATTTAAGCTAGGATGTGAATTACAGGTTAGGAATTGATGAGGAACTTGTGGAACTATTGGGGCATCATTCACCAGTGCGTACAGACTTTAAATTTGGACTTCCGATTTTCTTTGTGGATCTTCCTTTCGttctttatatattttttctactgTTTACTGCATGCTGTAATCTTCACTAATTTTACAGCTTGTGCTATGCTGTCAGCAAACTATACCAAAATAGGAAGCAAAAATACCCCTGTTGTCTTTTTTATAGCAAATATTTTGTGATGGTGATTATTATTTCAAAAGTGttcattttaaaaaaatatttcaaaAGTAATAAACTAACTTGACTGTGGTCATAATTTAAATTCTCTTTAGTCTTTCTACAGGTCTCGGTCAAGTTGATTAGCCATCCTTCCATGCTTATTTCTATTGAGTTCAAAAAACTATCATGCGCGATAACTCATGAAGATTATCAGCAAATGAAATTTTAATATATTTCTGTGCAGATATCTTTATGTTTTAGTCTTTCTGTTCATGTTTCTAAGCTCACAGTTGTTTCTTTGACTCTATAGATCCCAGTAACTTATGCTGGGGGTGTGTCAACAATTGATGACCTGGAGAGGATAAAGAAAGCAGGCAAAAGTCGAGTAGATGTAACTGTTGGGAGTGCTCTAGATATATTTGGGGGAGATTTGCCTTACAAAGATGTTGTCCTTTGGCACAAGAAGCAAAGTATGTTTAGTCAAGTGTGAAGAAACATCAGGTATTGATCAGTATTACTAGTTCATATGGTTCAAGGTTCAACACAAAGTAGACTTTCTGAACATTATAGTGCAAATAATTCAGTTGGTCTTCAGTGATGTAATTCAAAGCTTAAGGAGCGTCACTTGTTCAGGTTTGGGCATCAGGGTTGTGCTAACTGAAAGGTGAATGCAACATGTTGGCAGACTTGAATGTGTATAATGGAACATTTCTCAAGCTTATTATGTTTTTGGTGGTTTGGATCTGTTATCATAGCAAAGCATGTTGGCAGACTATGATACCAATATGTAAGCATGTCTGGTGTATGCAAAATTGAACCATGGATGGGTAAGCCCAATTGATGTACCAACTGCGACAATTTTTTTAGCCTCCCATGAGATTCATAAAATCTGAGTTGATTTGTTGTTTTCCATGAGGATCTCAGAAATTCATTTTATTTCAAATAGCTTTGGTTATTGGGAATATTGTGTGATGTAGTCCAATGGAATTGTCCAGTTATTTTATCACTAACCTTAAAGGACAGTGAAAAATATTAATTAAGTTTAGGGGTCAGATGCGACTTAAGAGCAAATTCAAGATCTGTGAAAGTACAATGCAAGGTCAGGTGCAGTCCTAACTTTAGGCAGCTGCTCCGTTTTCTTGACTCTTTGACGCCTGAGGGTCAATCCCATGTCTACCTCGGCGCAAGGTGCAAAGCATGTGTGGCCCTTGAAGAAATCATGGACACAAAACTACAAGTATTACAAACTATTCAAGATTTTCTTTAAAGAATTCTAAACTCCTAGGAGGCTGCAATATGATCCAATAATTGTTGCAACTCGCAATTTgcaaacctttttttttttgttgcaatGGCTGGTCTCCTATGGctctttttaaaaaatatataaaaataaaaatatcaatGATCTAAATGTAAACGATGATTGAGCAAAATTGTTATATCGTCGCTAGGAGTGCGAGCATCTTATGATTTCAGGCCTATTCCTATATACCTGTTCCTTTCATCTTATGACTTGGCAATGCAGCGTTGttatttttaaattttgtaATAACAAGTCACTTCGATCTCTGGGGAATGAAACTGACTGAAGATAAACTTGCACTTGCACGGATGAAGAAGGGATCAGATCGCCAGTATCTTATCTTGTTATCTTCTAGGATTGCTAGCTAGCTATATATAGTAGGGGCTAGCGATCAACAAATGACCAGTGCTTTGTTGATAGAGGAGAACTGAGAAGTGGATGGAAGGTGTGGTCAATATGATAGCACGTCCAGCCAGCCACCGAACACCAATGCAACACAACAGACTACACGAGGCTGCATGCGTCTCCTTGCCAAACGGATGcaagtaaaagaaaaaaaaatctacttTTTCTCCTCCAACTTTCACGAAAGTGAGCTTTTCCTCTCTCAACTCTAAAACTAGACAAACCACCTCTCTTACCATTTCAAATCATGTATTTTATCTACCTAAAGTAGTTTCGAAGACAGTTTTACTATAGTAAATGGCGGTTTTGCAACAGGGATAgtggttttgtatttttttttccttttttaattatttcggctgaatttttgaaaaatcatagtaaatcacagaaaaatcataaaatataaaatctaattttgttggactccacataagtagatctacacaatgaacatagtataatatagtatgctttaggacaaagtttttgctataaaggttttgtctttttcttttttaatttattttgtttaaatctttgaaaaattatagtaaattacAGAAAATCATAAATTTGAAAATCCAACtttgttagactccacatgagcatatctacacattaaatatatataatataatatgctTTAATACaattttttgttgtagctttagattatgcttttttgtaattaattaaaataattcatagatatagcttctataattattttgtcgGGACTAAATCATATcgatattatatgttcattgtgtatatatacacatgtggagtccaaaaaatatattttctattttatgttttttctatgatttactatgatttttctgtgatttactatgatttttcaaagattcagccaaataaaaaaaagacaaaacctttatagcaaaaattttgtgctaaagcataccatattatatattcactgtataaatctacttatgtggagtccaaaaaaatagatttttcattttatgatttttttgtgatttactatgatttttcaaagaatcagccaaaataattaaaaaagaaaacgACAAAATCACCgctactgtagcaaaaccatcGTTCCCCGTAGCAAAACTGCTTTTGAAACTGCTCCAATAAGGTAAAATGCACGGTTTGAAAATGTGAGGGAGGTGGTTTGTCCGATTTTAGAATTGAGAGTGGAAAAGCGAACTTTTATAAAAGTTAGGTGAGGTTTATCAAGTAAAAAAGTTATGATCCCGATTCCGGCATGCACCTCATGTCATTGTCATGTCCTCATTCTGTCATTCAGTCATGTTATAGGCTATGGCGCTATGCACCCACCCCAAAAGTCTTTTACGATTTGAGACCCCATTCCTAACGATCTTTTCCGCATCCAGTTCCTGTCCCTCTCGTGCTTGGGCCTAACGAAATTTGCATTTCCTCATGACAGAAACCACGAAAAAACAAATAAATGTGCTGTtccttttgtgtgtgtgtgtgtgcccaCAGTCACCTCTACTACCAACAACCTCAGCTGGTCCCGTTCTCGCTCGCTcatgcacggcacggcacgcttTCGCGCTGCGAGCATGGCTGCAGAAAAAGCAATGAAGAATGTCCCAgtacagcaacagcaacagcaacgGCGCGCCCGGGGTCCGGCCACGTGGTTTGGCGCGCAAGGCGACGCCCGGAATAAACAAAAACAACAAGCGTGGCTGCGTGGGGCCACGAGCGACTCACGACTGGCGACAAAGCAAATCTCAAATCCCTCCCTCGCGCATCACTGGCCGGCAGTGGCGGACGCAGAAATTGAAAATCGGATGTACAGACTAATCAAAGCCAAACTATTATGGTATATATAAAGCTAAATATTCATCAATTTAAATCAAACATTACTAGAGCAGAGTACATTAGTAAAATCAATTAATAATACATAAAATATTTGTAAAGTTTCAACTAACAAAGGAATATTACAAATTTATTCGACGAGACGGCTTTTGGAATCGAGAAATGATGTCTTCATTAGCAACACATAGAAAAAAATGCTGCTCAACAGAGATAACCAGACAATCATTCAAGTCCACCATGTTATTTCTTAGTTTGTTCTTTATGAAGTTCATCACTGAAAATGCTCTTTCCACACTTGCAGTTGCAACGGGTAGCAATAGGATTAATTTTAGAAGCTTGTAGACATACGAGTGTAAGACATGCTTATTTGTTGCAACAAGCAAAACTGAAAGGTCGGCAATACTTTTGACATTGCTAAATCTTTCATCGCCACGCATATCAATAATAAACCTATCAAACTGATACGTTAGACGCCTCAAGTCAGTGCTTGGGAAGTCCTTGGAATAAATCTTTACGAGTTTTACTAAGCTGTCATTGTCAAAAGAAGCTAATGAATCTTTAGGACTGAATGTTGACAAACAAATCAGCAGATCATTGTTTAACTATTACTGTCGACTGAGAGCTAGATATCTAGAACATTAACCTGTGGTAGTATTGAACTTGCTGTTTGAACTGTTGCTGCTTGCTCCGGCGCCGCGGCACAACGACGACCGGAAACTGGTGGTGCGATAGGCAGCGCCACAACGGCACACACTACAGACGGGATGCCGGTGGCGGCACACACAGAGGCACAACTCTATTTAGTCTTCCCTAGCCCTaggcggcgccgcggcggctGTTGGGGAATGgccgcatccttccccctggtagcgtctgaggttatccttcacccgAGTAACCTCCGACCTGGTAGCGTCTAAGGCTATCCTCCACCCAGGAAACCTCCGTGCAGATGCATGCGGAGGACCCTGAGAAAGGCTAACGTTGACATGACTCTCGCTATGTTGAGCGTATGCAGGGACTGGAGCACCGGCGGAGATCTGCGGACCAAGAAGGGGGGAACCTTCGAGCTTTCCTATGGCGAAGGATGTTCGGGAGATGCGGCGGAGGAGATAAACCTCCGGCGCATCTGAGCCGAGCGGCCTCCGAAGTGGCCAACCCGAGCAACCTCCGACTCAGCCAGCTCACGGAACCTTCGACGCGGAAGAGTCGAAGGATCGACTGCCGGGCGAAGGATACGATCGTTCGACAGTCTGAAGCCCCGGACGAGGAGCGCGTGGAGAGCCTGTAGTGTGAAATTACGCAAGTAACTTGGGATCAGCAGACTGTGATGTAcgaatatgctggaatattcccccaccgtcacggggcatatCTGTAACTGTCTTAGGTCGGTTTCCGAGCCCTATAAAAGGAGCACGCCGACattaataaagagagagagagcattcactgttTTCACCTACCGTTGAGCCTACTGTCCGTTGGAGCTCaaacctctcacggcaccgagtgagaaggttcacgattcaccgtactgctggggagtgcggCGAGCCTCTccccaacattggcgcccaccgtggggctcgaagtataacctgcgatggctggaaagagaGCAAGCACCACAAGACCTCGGGCAGAGCCCTCCAGGAGAGGAAGGCCGAGGAGGGCCGTGCGGAGCACGTACGCGACCGTGGAGGGAGAAGGTTCTGAGGGCGAGCAGCCAGAGAACGAGCAGCCGGAAACACGCCAGGAACCTCCTCCCGCCGCAGGCCCGGCGCAACCCACGGCCACgcaagagctccagcagctgcaaACGCAATTGCAGAACCTTCAGCAAGAGCGAGATCGGATCGCTGCCGCCTACGCCGCCAGCCAAGAGGCAGCGGTGGACGCGACGCAAGCGGCCgagatcaggcagcagctttcactcctgcaggcagaaatccttagcatgcaacctccaCCTCAGCCGACAATCCAGCCCGCTGCTCTGACCGGCGCCGGCCCAACATCAGATGTGCAACCGGCGAACTACGGTGGCATGCTGCGGGGCACGTTGGACCTTCGTTCCCCTTTGTCCGAAGGATTGCAGACCTCGCCTTGGCCAACGACCTACAAACCTATCACGCTCCCTAAATTCAGCGGAAAGGCCGATCCGCGCcaattcctgatgagtttcgagGCAGCCGTGGCCTCAGCTGGAGGGAACGAGACTGTGATGGCAAAATCCTTCGTGATCGCAGCCGAGGGAGATGCCTTGGCATGGTACTCGATGCTGAGACCCGGGTCAatctattcatgggagaaccttcgagacaagattttagcgaatttccagggattcgcagttgaatcactaacctccacggacctgttccagtgtcgccagagtcagggagaggcactgcgggagtacttccaaaggttcgtgcagactaaggcgagagcacccggcgtgccggaggaggttgccattgaagcggccatcaagggtcttcgcatagggcccttcgcggctcatttggccagagaaaagccagcatccatgcacgagctgtaccacgagtttgagaagtattgcaggtcagacaacgactaccgcaaaaggttggaagaccaaaactctcagaagaggcagagcaatgatagaaactcacagaagaagaacctcagccaggatGAACGCCGGCCACAGCGAGAGGCTGGTGGACAGATGATGAATATCGAGCAACCGAAAAATGACAGGCCGGAAAATAACCATCCACCAGCGGAAGCGCGAAGCTCGGAACGCATACCCAATCAAGCCGGAAGAGGGGGTCGAAATGCGGGATGGCGAAAAAatcaaagtcagcgaccacggaaacaatattgtttcttccatggagaggagaagggtcactccaccagagATTGCCCAGATGCAAAAGAAACTCAGGAGAG
It encodes:
- the LOC8085102 gene encoding 1-(5-phosphoribosyl)-5-[(5-phosphoribosylamino)methylideneamino] imidazole-4-carboxamide isomerase, chloroplastic isoform X1 encodes the protein MASKWAARVPSPRWAARRGWVGSWVSVRPAKCGASGGRAVVCAAVSFRPCIDIHKGKVKQIVGSTLRDSSNDGMELVTNFESDKSPAEFAKFYKEDELLGGHVIMLGADPASQAAALEALRAYPGGLQLGGGINLENAMSYLNEGASHVIVTSYVFSDGKMNTERLRKLVKLVGKQKLVLDLSCRKKDGRYTIVTDRWQKFSDVFVDEPTLEYLAAFADEFLVHGVDVEGKRLGIDEELVELLGHHSPIPVTYAGGVSTIDDLERIKKAGKSRVDVTVGSALDIFGGDLPYKDVVLWHKKQSMFSQV
- the LOC8085102 gene encoding 1-(5-phosphoribosyl)-5-[(5-phosphoribosylamino)methylideneamino] imidazole-4-carboxamide isomerase, chloroplastic isoform X2; its protein translation is MASKWAARVPSPRWAARRGWVGSWVSVRPAKCGASEFAKFYKEDELLGGHVIMLGADPASQAAALEALRAYPGGLQLGGGINLENAMSYLNEGASHVIVTSYVFSDGKMNTERLRKLVKLVGKQKLVLDLSCRKKDGRYTIVTDRWQKFSDVFVDEPTLEYLAAFADEFLVHGVDVEGKRLGIDEELVELLGHHSPIPVTYAGGVSTIDDLERIKKAGKSRVDVTVGSALDIFGGDLPYKDVVLWHKKQSMFSQV